The Streptomyces laurentii genome contains a region encoding:
- a CDS encoding integral membrane protein (identified by MetaGeneAnnotator; putative;~integral membrane protein [Streptomyces avermitilis MA-4680]), which translates to MPSGTPDPASDPTGDSPQQGRPDSEPPGTGRPAHSAPEPRGTAGDRTELDELRQRLAALEASKPPPRARHHLLRTSGSVVLIVISSLLALLAVVAVWTDSIVGDTDRYVATVAPLASDPDVQAAVTSRVTSEVLSHIDVKALVGQLSKAAAEQGAPPRLSKLIGDLTGPITNGLTQLVSGTVNKVVTSDQFATLWADANRAAHASLDKALTGKGGGAISLENNQVAIDIGPFVAKVKDELVSSGFGPAAKIPEVHTNFVVFASKDIGKVKTYFRLLQIMGTWLPIIAVLVAAAGVFTAVNRRRGLIGAAAGVAVAMLLLGVVLTVFRSLYLDHLPPGASQAAAGSIYDALIRFLRASIRAVGVTALVTAVGAFLIGPSRVAVAIRTACASAIGALREVSTAHGLRLGPVGRFVNRYKRWIGAAILTVAAVVLATWSYPTAAVVMWIVVVVLVGFAIREFLDTGPATARTSPTGAGGANIPPPGE; encoded by the coding sequence ATGCCGAGCGGCACACCCGACCCGGCTTCCGATCCGACGGGCGACAGCCCGCAGCAGGGCCGTCCCGACAGCGAACCGCCCGGAACCGGCCGGCCCGCACACTCCGCGCCCGAGCCCCGGGGCACTGCGGGCGACCGCACCGAGCTCGATGAGCTGCGGCAGCGGCTCGCCGCGCTCGAGGCATCGAAACCACCACCCCGGGCGCGTCACCACCTTCTTCGGACGTCCGGCTCGGTCGTCCTGATCGTCATCTCCTCCCTGCTGGCGCTGCTCGCGGTCGTCGCGGTGTGGACCGACTCGATCGTCGGCGACACCGACCGGTACGTCGCCACGGTCGCGCCGCTGGCGAGCGACCCCGACGTCCAGGCCGCGGTCACCAGCCGGGTCACCTCGGAGGTCCTGTCCCACATCGACGTGAAGGCCCTGGTGGGCCAGCTCTCCAAGGCCGCCGCCGAGCAGGGTGCGCCGCCCCGGCTCAGCAAGCTGATCGGCGACCTGACCGGGCCGATCACCAACGGCCTCACCCAGCTGGTCAGCGGCACCGTGAACAAGGTGGTGACCAGCGACCAGTTCGCGACCCTGTGGGCCGACGCCAACCGGGCGGCACACGCCTCGCTCGACAAGGCGCTGACCGGCAAGGGCGGCGGCGCGATCTCGCTGGAGAACAACCAGGTCGCCATCGACATCGGGCCGTTCGTCGCCAAGGTGAAGGACGAGCTGGTGAGCTCCGGCTTCGGCCCCGCGGCGAAGATCCCGGAGGTGCACACCAACTTCGTGGTGTTCGCCTCGAAGGACATCGGCAAGGTCAAGACCTACTTCCGGCTCCTGCAGATCATGGGCACCTGGCTGCCGATCATCGCCGTGCTGGTCGCCGCCGCCGGCGTGTTCACCGCCGTGAACCGACGGCGCGGCCTGATCGGCGCGGCGGCCGGGGTGGCCGTCGCCATGCTCCTCCTGGGCGTCGTCCTGACGGTCTTCCGGTCCTTGTACCTCGATCACCTGCCACCGGGAGCGTCCCAGGCCGCCGCCGGCTCGATCTACGACGCCCTGATCCGCTTCCTGCGCGCGAGCATCCGCGCCGTCGGTGTGACAGCACTGGTGACGGCCGTCGGAGCCTTCCTGATCGGCCCGTCGAGAGTCGCCGTCGCGATCCGCACCGCCTGCGCATCGGCGATCGGCGCGCTGCGTGAGGTCTCGACGGCGCACGGGCTCCGCCTCGGGCCGGTCGGCCGCTTCGTGAACCGGTACAAGCGTTGGATCGGGGCCGCGATCCTCACCGTGGCGGCCGTCGTCCTCGCGACGTGGAGCTACCCGACCGCGGCGGTGGTGATGTGGATCGTCGTCGTGGTGCTGGTCGGCTTCGCCATCCGGGAGTTCCTCGACACGGGGCCGGCGACCGCCCGTACCTCGCCGACCGGCGCCGGCGGCGCGAACATCCCACCCCCGGGTGAGTGA
- a CDS encoding small hydrophobic protein membrane protein (Protein of unknown function (DUF456); pfam04306;~identified by MetaGeneAnnotator; putative;~small hydrophobic protein membrane protein [Streptomyces davawensis JCM4913]): MGVWQLLLIGLVMLLGLFGVLTPGVPGTWLVWAAVLWWSLHERTGPAWILLVSATGLLLLTQVAVWQLPPRRFRGAGVTRRTMAYAGAGALLGFVLIPVIGAIPGFVGGVYLSERLRAGGHGQARTATRTVMRAAGTSVLVELFACLLIMGAWVGVLVLD; the protein is encoded by the coding sequence ATGGGAGTGTGGCAGCTTCTGCTGATCGGGCTTGTGATGCTGCTCGGTCTGTTCGGGGTGCTGACGCCCGGCGTGCCCGGGACATGGCTGGTGTGGGCGGCGGTGCTGTGGTGGTCGCTGCACGAGCGGACCGGTCCGGCCTGGATCCTGCTGGTGTCCGCGACAGGGCTGCTGCTGCTCACGCAGGTGGCGGTGTGGCAGTTGCCGCCGCGCCGGTTCCGGGGGGCGGGGGTCACCCGGCGGACGATGGCGTACGCGGGGGCGGGGGCGCTGCTCGGGTTCGTCCTGATCCCGGTGATCGGCGCGATCCCCGGTTTCGTGGGCGGGGTCTATCTGTCGGAGCGGCTGCGGGCGGGCGGCCACGGCCAGGCGCGGACGGCCACCCGGACGGTGATGCGGGCGGCGGGGACGAGCGTGCTGGTGGAGCTGTTCGCCTGCCTGCTGATCATGGGGGCCTGGGTCGGCGTCCTGGTCCTGGACTGA
- a CDS encoding GTPase (G1 box;~G2 box;~G3 box;~G4 box;~G5 box;~GTP/Mg2+ binding site [chemical binding];~GTPase RsgA; Reviewed;~GTPase/Zn-binding domain interface [polypeptide binding];~Probable GTPase [Streptomyces venezuelae ATCC10712];~Ribosomal interacting GTPase YjeQ/EngC, a circularly permuted subfamily of the Ras GTPases; cd01854;~Switch I region;~Switch II region;~identified by MetaGeneAnnotator; putative) has protein sequence MFHASLHSSSSAAQHPLVVYGWDDDWAAAFAPYAAQGLLPGRVVRVDRGQCDVMTPEGLVRADTAFVTPHDPMRVVCTGDWAAVDPDGIGDPRYVRAYLPRRTAFARSTSSKRSEGQILAANVDHAIIVVSLAVELDLGRIERFLALAWESGAQPLVVLSKADLVPDPVGLSYLVEDVETVAPGVQVLAVSSHTGDGLDTLQAVAAGGTAVLLGVSGAGKSTLANTLLGLDAMEVQATRDADGKGRHTTTTRNLLALPAGGVLIDTPGLRGVGLWDAEAGVGQVFSEIDDLAASCRFPDCAHEAEPGCAVTAAIADGTLPERRLDSYRKLLRENQRLAAKTDARMRHEMRKVYKQRGMEGRAAMDIKQGRFR, from the coding sequence TTGTTCCACGCTTCGCTCCACTCTTCCTCCTCCGCTGCCCAGCACCCGCTCGTCGTGTACGGGTGGGACGACGACTGGGCGGCCGCGTTCGCCCCGTACGCCGCGCAGGGCCTGCTGCCCGGGCGGGTCGTCCGGGTCGACCGGGGGCAGTGCGACGTCATGACGCCCGAGGGCCTCGTGCGCGCCGACACCGCGTTCGTCACCCCGCACGACCCGATGCGGGTGGTCTGCACCGGTGACTGGGCGGCCGTCGACCCCGACGGGATCGGCGACCCCCGGTACGTACGCGCCTACCTGCCGCGCCGGACCGCGTTCGCCCGCTCCACCTCCTCCAAGCGCTCCGAAGGCCAGATCCTCGCCGCCAACGTCGACCACGCGATCATCGTCGTGTCGCTCGCCGTCGAGCTGGACCTGGGCCGGATCGAACGCTTCCTCGCCCTCGCCTGGGAGTCCGGCGCGCAGCCGCTCGTCGTCCTGAGCAAGGCGGACCTGGTGCCCGACCCGGTCGGCCTGTCCTATCTCGTCGAGGACGTCGAGACCGTCGCCCCCGGCGTCCAGGTCCTGGCGGTCAGCTCGCACACCGGCGACGGCCTCGACACACTCCAGGCGGTCGCCGCCGGCGGCACGGCCGTGCTGCTCGGGGTCTCCGGCGCGGGCAAGTCGACCCTCGCCAACACGCTCCTCGGCCTCGACGCCATGGAGGTCCAGGCCACCCGCGACGCCGACGGCAAGGGCCGGCACACCACGACCACCCGCAACCTGCTCGCCCTGCCCGCCGGCGGCGTCCTCATCGACACGCCCGGACTGCGCGGGGTCGGCCTGTGGGACGCGGAGGCCGGAGTCGGCCAGGTCTTCTCCGAGATCGACGACCTGGCGGCGTCCTGCCGCTTCCCCGACTGCGCCCACGAGGCGGAGCCGGGCTGCGCCGTGACCGCCGCCATCGCCGACGGCACCCTCCCGGAACGCCGCCTTGACAGCTACCGCAAGCTGCTGCGCGAGAACCAGCGGCTGGCCGCCAAGACCGACGCCCGCATGCGTCACGAGATGCGGAAGGTCTACAAGCAGCGGGGCATGGAAGGCCGCGCCGCGATGGACATCAAGCAGGGCCGCTTCCGCTGA
- a CDS encoding AMP-dependent synthetase and ligase (identified by MetaGeneAnnotator; putative;~sequence version:1) has product MSSLSGWSTIALFVRRASGRHKASTGSEPPLRRSKQVGKPAVAGVDGAATDEAATGEPRDRCRGRGGRHHQPPPLIAVVLMPATPSDTINGTFCKRFSRDEYAIVHRDLNLAVSVAAAG; this is encoded by the coding sequence ATGTCATCACTTTCCGGGTGGTCCACAATCGCGCTTTTCGTTCGTCGGGCGAGTGGCCGGCACAAGGCGTCTACTGGATCGGAGCCTCCGTTGCGGCGCTCCAAGCAGGTGGGAAAGCCTGCCGTGGCGGGGGTGGACGGGGCCGCTACCGATGAGGCAGCGACAGGTGAGCCGAGAGACAGATGTCGGGGTCGCGGCGGTAGGCATCATCAACCCCCTCCGCTGATCGCGGTGGTGCTGATGCCGGCCACCCCGAGCGACACGATCAACGGCACTTTCTGCAAACGTTTTAGCCGCGACGAATACGCGATCGTTCACCGCGATCTTAACCTCGCCGTTTCAGTTGCGGCTGCTGGGTAG
- a CDS encoding transposase IS4 family protein (PFAM: Transposase, IS4-like; KEGG: transposase IS4 family protein;~Transposase DDE domain; pfam01609;~identified by MetaGeneAnnotator; putative;~transposase IS4 family protein [Streptomyces violaceusniger Tu4113]) produces MQGIGSRPKLHVSADGAGVVAHAGARLLADLADAAGLTAAYSTALRPLRPRGTGHDPGRIAVDLAVMLADGGETITELAVLRDQREVFGPVASTPTAWRLLAAIDERVLDRLRSARAQAREVAWPQAAERGEGIPAARAGGRALPGLVLDLDATLITCHSQKDQAAPTYKGGFGFHPLMCFLANTGEAMSGRLRPGNAGANTAADHIAVLDDALAQIPDAHRHGTDILVRTDSAGSAKAFLTHVRDVRKRGIRTFFSVGYAVTEPVRHAIRAMPDRLWHPALDQDGSLRAGAEVAELTGMMELTGYPAGTRIIVRRERPHPGAQLSLFDQDEGLRHQVFLTDTPYSGQGSAQFLEVRHRGHATVEDHIRRGKDTGFGRFPSRHFAINAAWLELSLAAIDLLAWTRVLLLDGELADAEPKKLRYRLLHVAARLTRGGRRLHLRISATWPWRHELAAAFHRLAALPRPAG; encoded by the coding sequence GTGCAGGGTATCGGTTCGCGTCCCAAGCTCCATGTCTCCGCTGACGGTGCGGGGGTGGTTGCTCACGCCGGGGCACGGTTGCTGGCGGATCTTGCCGATGCCGCCGGGCTGACCGCCGCGTACTCCACCGCGCTCAGACCACTTCGGCCACGCGGCACCGGTCACGACCCGGGCCGGATCGCCGTTGATCTCGCGGTGATGCTCGCCGACGGCGGCGAGACGATCACGGAACTGGCCGTTCTGCGGGACCAGCGCGAGGTGTTCGGCCCGGTCGCCTCCACGCCGACGGCCTGGCGGCTGCTGGCCGCCATCGACGAACGGGTACTGGACCGGCTGCGATCAGCCCGCGCCCAAGCCCGGGAGGTGGCCTGGCCGCAGGCCGCCGAGCGGGGCGAGGGCATACCCGCAGCCCGGGCCGGGGGACGTGCACTGCCCGGGCTCGTCCTGGATCTCGACGCCACGCTGATCACCTGCCACTCGCAGAAGGACCAGGCCGCCCCGACCTACAAGGGCGGCTTCGGCTTCCACCCGCTGATGTGCTTCCTGGCCAACACCGGCGAGGCGATGTCCGGGCGCCTGCGTCCCGGCAACGCCGGAGCCAACACCGCCGCCGATCACATCGCGGTGCTGGACGACGCTCTCGCACAGATCCCCGACGCCCACCGGCACGGCACCGACATCCTCGTCCGCACCGACAGCGCAGGATCCGCGAAAGCCTTCCTCACCCACGTCCGAGACGTGCGGAAACGAGGAATCCGCACCTTCTTCTCCGTCGGATACGCGGTCACCGAGCCGGTCCGCCACGCGATCCGAGCCATGCCCGACCGTCTCTGGCATCCCGCTCTGGACCAGGACGGCTCGCTCCGTGCCGGCGCCGAGGTCGCCGAGCTGACCGGGATGATGGAGCTGACCGGCTATCCGGCCGGCACCCGCATCATCGTGCGCCGCGAGCGACCACACCCCGGCGCCCAACTCTCCCTGTTCGACCAGGACGAGGGCCTGCGGCACCAGGTGTTCCTCACCGACACCCCTTACTCAGGCCAGGGCTCCGCCCAGTTCCTGGAGGTCCGCCACCGCGGACACGCCACCGTCGAAGACCACATCCGGCGCGGCAAGGACACCGGATTCGGCCGCTTCCCCTCCCGCCACTTCGCCATCAACGCGGCCTGGCTCGAACTCAGCCTCGCAGCGATCGACCTCCTCGCCTGGACCCGCGTCCTGCTGCTGGACGGCGAGCTGGCCGACGCCGAGCCCAAGAAACTCCGCTACCGGCTGCTGCACGTCGCCGCCCGCCTCACCCGCGGCGGCCGCCGCCTCCACCTGCGAATCTCCGCCACCTGGCCCTGGCGACACGAACTCGCCGCCGCCTTCCACCGACTCGCGGCCCTGCCCCGCCCGGCCGGCTGA
- a CDS encoding rpiR family transcriptional regulator (Helix-turn-helix domain, rpiR family; pfam01418;~RpiR family transcriptional regulator [Streptomyces cattleya NRRL 8057 = DSM46488];~SIS domain. SIS (Sugar ISomerase) domains are foundin many phosphosugar isomerases and phosphosugar binding proteins. SIS domains are also foundin proteins that regulate the expression of genes involved in synthesis of phosphosugars; cl00389;~Transcriptional regulators [Transcription]; COG1737;~identified by MetaGeneAnnotator; putative): protein MGHRSESGGRLTARIRARLPELRETEARVARVVLDQGPALVHLSVSDVAALAGTASSTVVRACQRLGFRGFQELKIEAARIAADPPPQTPDDPAAQALTATVRASREALDGLAATLDTTVLAAAAAALRAAPRVVVAGAGLSAAVALDVAYRLRALGCPVDAPSDPLTAQLAAGQLPPDGVCLAISHTGATRTTVDTARRARTAGAAVIALTSYARSPLSESSTHVLVAGGQDLVFGLETSASRIAHLAAVDALTATLMSLSPKRPATTWTSRRT, encoded by the coding sequence GTGGGCCATCGTTCCGAAAGCGGGGGTCGCCTCACCGCCCGGATCCGCGCCCGGCTGCCGGAGCTGCGCGAGACGGAGGCCCGGGTGGCACGGGTGGTCCTGGACCAGGGCCCGGCCCTGGTCCACCTGAGCGTCAGCGACGTGGCCGCGCTGGCCGGCACGGCGTCCTCGACCGTCGTACGCGCCTGCCAGCGGCTCGGCTTCCGGGGCTTCCAGGAACTGAAGATCGAGGCCGCCCGGATCGCCGCCGACCCGCCCCCGCAGACGCCGGACGACCCGGCGGCCCAGGCGCTCACCGCCACGGTGCGCGCCTCCCGGGAGGCCCTGGACGGCCTCGCGGCGACCCTCGACACCACCGTGCTCGCGGCAGCGGCCGCGGCCCTGCGCGCGGCCCCGCGCGTGGTCGTCGCCGGAGCCGGACTCTCGGCGGCCGTCGCCCTGGACGTCGCCTACCGGCTGCGGGCCCTGGGCTGCCCGGTCGACGCCCCCTCAGACCCGCTCACCGCCCAGCTCGCCGCGGGCCAGCTCCCGCCCGACGGCGTCTGCCTCGCCATCAGCCACACCGGCGCCACCCGCACCACGGTGGACACCGCCCGCCGGGCCCGTACCGCAGGGGCCGCGGTGATCGCCCTCACCAGCTACGCCCGCTCACCCCTGAGCGAGAGCAGCACCCACGTCCTCGTGGCGGGCGGCCAGGACCTCGTCTTCGGCCTGGAAACCTCCGCCAGCCGCATCGCCCACCTCGCCGCCGTGGACGCCCTCACGGCAACACTCATGTCCCTCTCCCCGAAGCGGCCCGCCACCACCTGGACCTCTCGGCGGACGTGA
- a CDS encoding gluconolactonase protein (identified by MetaGeneAnnotator; putative;~sequence version:1), protein MARVLDRTTGATDLCAAIEQNTPENRANDAKTDSRGWAWVGTMAYDKQPRNAALYRVDDVRVVRVADAAPSKVPSGR, encoded by the coding sequence TTGGCCCGGGTCCTCGACCGGACCACGGGGGCGACCGACCTGTGTGCGGCGATCGAGCAGAACACGCCCGAGAACCGCGCGAACGACGCCAAGACCGATAGCCGAGGATGGGCCTGGGTCGGGACCATGGCCTACGACAAACAACCGCGCAACGCCGCGCTGTACCGGGTCGACGACGTCCGGGTGGTCCGCGTGGCTGACGCGGCTCCGTCGAAGGTGCCGTCGGGACGGTAG
- a CDS encoding integral membrane protein (Multidrug resistance efflux transporter; pfam13536;~identified by MetaGeneAnnotator; putative;~integral membrane protein [Streptomyces cattleya NRRL 8057 = DSM46488];~phosphonate utilization associated putative membrane protein; TIGR03340) — protein sequence MAHRIPDKLVGFALINCGYTLCAAVLVRFTPVPPAAAWPFIAASAALEVASHLFLLRAYQLGDFGQMYPLARGLAPLLVAVASVTLLGGGLTLPQALGVLLVSGGLGALALGSGRVGRAQLPALGAAVGTGVLIAAYTLVDSSGVRHADDTLAYIAWLFLLQGPILPLVALARRRGALFAQVRPVLGTGLTGGVLSMAAYGLVIWAQAHGDVASVAALRETGILVAAVIATLFFREPFGRLRLIAGAVMLTGIGLLR from the coding sequence ATGGCCCACCGGATCCCCGACAAACTCGTCGGCTTCGCCCTCATCAACTGCGGCTACACCCTCTGCGCCGCCGTCCTCGTCCGTTTCACCCCGGTCCCGCCGGCCGCCGCCTGGCCGTTCATCGCCGCCTCGGCCGCGCTCGAAGTGGCCTCGCACCTGTTCCTGCTGCGTGCCTACCAGCTCGGCGACTTCGGGCAGATGTACCCGCTCGCCCGGGGTCTCGCGCCGCTGCTCGTCGCCGTCGCCTCGGTCACCCTGCTCGGCGGCGGCCTCACGCTGCCGCAGGCCCTGGGGGTGCTGCTGGTGTCCGGCGGGCTCGGCGCGCTCGCCCTCGGGTCCGGCCGCGTCGGGCGGGCCCAGCTGCCCGCCCTGGGCGCCGCGGTCGGCACGGGCGTGCTCATCGCCGCGTACACGCTCGTCGACAGCTCCGGCGTCCGGCACGCCGACGACACCCTCGCGTACATCGCCTGGCTCTTCCTTCTACAGGGCCCCATCCTGCCGCTGGTCGCGCTCGCCCGGCGGCGCGGCGCCCTGTTCGCCCAGGTCAGGCCCGTGCTCGGGACCGGGCTTACCGGCGGGGTGCTGTCCATGGCCGCGTACGGGCTGGTCATCTGGGCCCAGGCGCACGGTGACGTCGCCTCCGTGGCCGCCCTGCGCGAGACCGGCATCCTCGTCGCCGCCGTCATCGCCACCCTGTTCTTCCGCGAACCCTTCGGACGGCTGCGGCTGATCGCCGGCGCCGTGATGCTGACCGGGATCGGGCTCCTGCGCTGA
- a CDS encoding methylated-DNA--protein-cysteine methyltransferase (Adenosine deaminase [Nucleotide transport and metabolism]; COG2169;~AlkA N-terminal domain; pfam06029;~Bacterial regulatory helix-turn-helix proteins, AraC family; pfam00165;~Metal binding domain of Ada; pfam02805;~Methylated-DNA--protein-cysteine methyltransferase [Streptomyces venezuelae ATCC10712];~endonuclease III; includes endonuclease III (DNA-(apurinic or apyrimidinic site) lyase), alkylbase DNA glycosidases (Alka-family) and other DNA glycosidases; cl14786;~identified by MetaGeneAnnotator; putative) yields the protein MTDTKTEVAAGTAGALEAVGATGVTGAPLDEETRYRAVGSRDARFDGVFFFGVATTGIYCRPSCPAVTPKRRNVSFYPTAAAAQAHGFRACRRCRPDAVPGSPEWNVRADVVGRAMRMIGDGVVDREGVPGLAGRLGYSTRQVQRQLTAELGAGPVALARAQRAHTARVLLQTTELPVTEIAFASGFASVRQFNATIRAVYARTPTALRAESGTGTGTTADTRTGTNARTALAAGVPLRLAHRGPYAAREVFDLLAAEAVPGIEEVVGAPGTRTYRRTLRLPYGTGLVSVDEHSPGPWLDARIRLTELRDLATAVQRLRRLLDLDADPYAVAERLGADPVLAAEVAARPGVRSPGTAEPEEFAIRTLVGPAEAARLVTRHGLPLDTPCGGLTHVFPAPAELTAHPVAGPLARALADDTVRLDPGADRDASAAALAGVPGVGAEAVAAIRVRALGDPDVAVPGVRGREEWRPWRSYAARYLGRG from the coding sequence ATGACGGACACGAAGACCGAGGTGGCGGCGGGTACGGCGGGTGCCCTGGAGGCGGTGGGGGCGACCGGTGTGACCGGCGCGCCGCTGGACGAGGAGACCCGGTACCGGGCGGTCGGCAGCCGGGACGCCCGCTTCGACGGGGTCTTCTTCTTCGGCGTCGCCACCACCGGCATCTACTGCCGGCCCAGCTGCCCCGCCGTCACCCCCAAACGCCGCAACGTCAGCTTCTACCCGACCGCCGCCGCCGCGCAGGCGCACGGCTTCCGGGCCTGCCGCCGGTGCCGGCCCGACGCCGTGCCCGGTTCGCCCGAGTGGAACGTCCGCGCGGACGTCGTCGGCCGCGCCATGCGGATGATCGGCGACGGCGTCGTGGACCGCGAAGGCGTCCCCGGACTCGCCGGACGGCTCGGCTACAGCACCCGGCAGGTCCAGCGGCAGCTCACCGCGGAGCTGGGCGCCGGACCCGTCGCGCTGGCGCGCGCCCAGCGCGCGCACACCGCGCGCGTGCTCCTCCAGACCACCGAGCTGCCCGTCACCGAGATCGCCTTCGCCTCCGGATTCGCCAGCGTCCGGCAGTTCAACGCCACCATCCGCGCCGTCTACGCCCGCACCCCCACCGCCCTGCGCGCCGAATCAGGCACGGGCACCGGGACCACCGCCGACACGCGTACGGGCACGAACGCGCGTACCGCCCTCGCCGCCGGAGTACCGCTGCGGCTCGCCCACCGGGGGCCGTACGCCGCACGGGAAGTCTTCGACCTGCTGGCCGCCGAAGCCGTACCCGGCATCGAGGAAGTCGTCGGCGCACCCGGCACCCGCACCTACCGGCGCACCCTGCGCCTGCCCTACGGCACCGGCCTCGTCTCCGTCGACGAACACTCCCCGGGCCCCTGGCTCGACGCCCGCATCCGGCTCACCGAACTCCGCGACCTCGCCACCGCCGTCCAGCGGCTCCGCCGGCTCCTCGACCTCGACGCCGACCCGTACGCCGTCGCCGAACGTCTCGGCGCCGACCCCGTACTCGCCGCCGAAGTCGCCGCGCGCCCCGGCGTACGCTCCCCGGGAACGGCCGAACCCGAGGAGTTCGCGATCCGCACCCTCGTCGGCCCCGCCGAAGCCGCCCGGCTCGTCACGCGCCACGGACTTCCGCTCGACACCCCCTGCGGCGGCCTCACCCATGTCTTCCCCGCGCCCGCCGAACTGACCGCCCACCCCGTCGCCGGCCCGCTCGCCCGCGCCCTCGCCGACGACACCGTACGGCTCGACCCGGGCGCCGACCGGGACGCGTCCGCGGCGGCGCTGGCGGGGGTTCCAGGGGTCGGGGCGGAGGCGGTGGCGGCGATTCGGGTGCGGGCGCTGGGGGATCCGGACGTGGCGGTGCCGGGGGTGAGGGGGCGGGAGGAGTGGCGGCCGTGGCGGTCGTATGCGGCGCGGTATCTGGGGCGCGGGTGA
- a CDS encoding hypothetical protein (identified by MetaGeneAnnotator; putative;~sequence version:1) gives MVSGLGAGYVSPVLGSWAVCPFPSQCQYVEKKQEVRTLMTVTVTGSARIQEFIVPTPVVSG, from the coding sequence GTGGTGTCGGGCCTCGGGGCGGGTTATGTTTCTCCCGTCCTCGGAAGTTGGGCGGTGTGCCCCTTCCCGAGCCAATGTCAGTACGTGGAAAAGAAGCAGGAGGTGAGGACATTGATGACTGTCACCGTGACGGGCTCTGCCCGCATTCAGGAGTTCATCGTTCCCACCCCTGTGGTCTCCGGCTGA